One window of the Prochlorococcus marinus XMU1411 genome contains the following:
- a CDS encoding Fur family transcriptional regulator gives MIKNTRQKMISETMVTKSDITKRQEQLLEELNKCDDELSGQELHRQLIESGKAMGLTTVYRNLQVLIKHGLIRSRHLPTGEVLYTPVDRDIHHLTCVQCGETSKMEGCPVKDIHTPKTNPKKFQLLFHTLEYFGLCQNCYQAQN, from the coding sequence ATGATCAAAAATACGAGACAAAAAATGATTTCGGAAACAATGGTAACTAAGTCTGACATTACCAAAAGACAAGAACAACTTCTTGAAGAACTTAATAAATGTGATGATGAATTGTCTGGTCAAGAGTTGCATAGACAATTGATAGAAAGCGGAAAGGCTATGGGACTGACGACTGTTTACAGGAATCTTCAAGTTCTGATAAAGCATGGCTTAATACGTTCTAGACATCTCCCAACAGGAGAGGTTCTGTACACTCCCGTAGATAGAGATATTCATCATTTGACCTGTGTTCAATGTGGTGAGACATCAAAAATGGAAGGATGCCCGGTAAAAGATATTCATACACCCAAAACAAATCCAAAGAAATTCCAATTATTGTTTCATACCCTGGAGTATTTCGGACTTTGCCAAAACTGTTATCAAGCTCAGAATTAA
- a CDS encoding DUF1499 domain-containing protein, with amino-acid sequence MKILFLGILICSSFLFPSSSFASHVELKPCVDIAHCVREEWEVNNIEKPFEEIKTFIENTPRTEIVEIDGDYLHAEATSKWMKYVDDLEVSFLPESNVLSIRSESRVGESDLGVNQKRVDLLKSKMF; translated from the coding sequence ATGAAAATACTTTTTTTAGGAATTTTAATTTGCTCAAGCTTTTTATTCCCTTCTTCATCATTTGCCTCACATGTAGAATTAAAACCTTGTGTAGATATTGCCCATTGTGTACGAGAAGAATGGGAGGTTAACAATATTGAGAAACCTTTTGAAGAGATTAAAACATTTATCGAAAACACTCCAAGAACTGAGATTGTAGAAATTGATGGTGATTATCTCCATGCAGAGGCAACAAGTAAATGGATGAAGTATGTAGACGACTTAGAAGTATCCTTTCTTCCTGAATCAAACGTCTTATCAATAAGATCAGAATCAAGAGTCGGAGAAAGTGATTTGGGAGTGAATCAAAAAAGAGTTGATTTACTAAAATCGAAAATGTTTTAA
- a CDS encoding metal ABC transporter solute-binding protein, Zn/Mn family, with protein MSIFKRLLTNRTGSSKSIIKNSVIAGTIIFSGFGQDVMAKGKSYVAVEPLVCDLVKSIALPSDEVTCLVDRKQDVHDLKINPRQAQLLNSADKVFTLGKEMTPSMRNWENKKNTVVVGVSAIDVDDHSDHGGHDDHSDHGGHDDHAEHSAKVDDHSDHGGHDDHSDHGGHDDHAEGAFEWAGKFQLSKGSYKWSFEKVDGEYADPAMKMVILKSNDIEGSEDLAKELLGSKESISRKNDGTLIASNKAFVLNFDQRKESTVFNVDIKEDGQYIFFTEHMPFEFEATQHFFKDVSNSDVEPIAQVPDEGEGHHHHDHGGLDPHVWHDPHNIIKMGDLISKSLKKDISVFNRGDRKLINERFEKADSLLEGLDSWIVEQVSSIPEENRVIVSKHKAMEYYGDAFGFETISLLDFLGDSSSLRPDNISSTLKMLDEEKVQAIFPEQIPASKLLRNLSRQSSVPLASNQIFVDGLMMNGNTVSVAVHNTCTIVDSLGGSCDKESGSNLESEWYKLSD; from the coding sequence ATGTCAATTTTTAAAAGACTTTTAACAAATAGAACAGGTTCGAGTAAGTCGATTATTAAAAATTCAGTAATCGCTGGAACGATTATATTTTCTGGTTTTGGGCAGGATGTTATGGCTAAAGGAAAATCATACGTAGCAGTAGAACCACTAGTTTGTGATTTAGTTAAATCAATTGCATTACCATCTGACGAAGTTACATGCTTAGTAGATAGAAAACAAGATGTTCATGACTTAAAGATCAATCCAAGGCAAGCTCAATTACTAAATAGCGCAGACAAAGTATTTACTCTTGGTAAAGAAATGACTCCAAGTATGAGAAATTGGGAAAATAAAAAGAATACTGTTGTTGTAGGTGTTAGTGCAATAGACGTAGATGATCATTCTGATCATGGAGGTCATGATGATCACTCAGACCATGGTGGACATGACGATCATGCTGAACATTCAGCTAAGGTAGACGACCACTCTGATCATGGAGGTCACGACGATCACTCAGATCATGGTGGACATGATGATCACGCTGAGGGTGCTTTCGAATGGGCAGGCAAATTCCAACTTTCTAAGGGTTCTTACAAATGGTCATTTGAAAAAGTCGATGGAGAATATGCAGATCCTGCAATGAAGATGGTGATTCTCAAATCTAATGACATAGAAGGGTCTGAAGATTTAGCTAAAGAACTATTAGGATCTAAAGAATCAATAAGCAGAAAAAATGATGGTACTTTGATAGCCAGTAATAAAGCTTTTGTTCTTAACTTTGATCAAAGAAAAGAAAGTACTGTTTTTAACGTGGATATCAAAGAAGATGGTCAATATATATTTTTTACTGAACACATGCCTTTTGAGTTTGAAGCAACTCAACACTTTTTTAAAGACGTTTCAAATAGTGATGTAGAACCAATAGCACAAGTACCAGACGAAGGAGAGGGGCATCATCATCATGACCATGGAGGACTAGATCCTCATGTTTGGCATGATCCACATAACATCATAAAAATGGGAGATCTTATAAGCAAAAGTTTAAAGAAAGATATTTCAGTTTTTAATAGAGGTGACAGAAAACTAATTAATGAAAGATTCGAAAAAGCTGATTCTCTCTTAGAAGGCTTAGATAGTTGGATCGTCGAACAAGTAAGCTCTATTCCTGAGGAAAACAGAGTAATTGTCTCTAAACACAAAGCAATGGAATACTACGGGGATGCATTTGGTTTTGAAACCATTAGTTTACTTGACTTTCTTGGAGACTCCTCAAGCTTAAGGCCAGACAACATAAGTTCTACTTTAAAAATGTTAGATGAAGAGAAGGTTCAGGCAATATTTCCTGAACAAATTCCAGCATCTAAGTTATTAAGGAACTTAAGTAGACAAAGTTCAGTTCCTTTAGCTTCTAATCAAATATTCGTTGATGGATTGATGATGAATGGTAATACGGTTTCAGTAGCCGTTCACAACACTTGTACAATTGTTGATTCATTAGGTGGAAGCTGTGATAAAGAATCTGGCTCAAATCTTGAGTCTGAATGGTACAAACTTTCAGATTAA
- a CDS encoding ABC transporter ATP-binding protein, with amino-acid sequence MATLVAENLTFAYTKKSKPALNKVSVEIKPGTLTALVGPNGAGKSTLLRILQGQNTPDKGEIKIDGENLYRSRALVALMPQRSSMNWKFPITVEKLVSLGQIKYSKSRSNNPFQIKTLLAYPNSWINKCCELEATMQRVGIANLANRRLDSLSGGQQQRALLAKTLMSPAKIFLLDEPCAALDPPAKEDFLKIVRQLADAGLSLLVSSHDWGESLNNYDQVIVLDKSVLAVGSPDQIKDKLEAINISSINENNFCD; translated from the coding sequence ATGGCTACTTTAGTTGCTGAAAATTTAACCTTTGCATACACAAAAAAAAGTAAGCCAGCTTTGAATAAGGTATCGGTTGAGATTAAACCTGGAACTCTAACAGCGTTAGTTGGCCCAAACGGCGCTGGTAAATCAACTCTTTTGAGAATATTGCAAGGACAAAATACTCCAGATAAAGGCGAAATAAAAATTGACGGTGAAAATTTGTATAGATCTAGAGCTCTTGTGGCACTTATGCCTCAAAGAAGTTCTATGAATTGGAAGTTCCCCATTACAGTTGAAAAATTGGTATCTCTTGGTCAGATAAAGTATTCAAAATCAAGAAGTAATAACCCCTTTCAAATCAAGACTCTTCTAGCATATCCAAATTCTTGGATTAATAAATGTTGTGAATTAGAGGCGACAATGCAAAGAGTAGGTATTGCAAATTTGGCTAATAGAAGACTCGATTCTCTTTCAGGAGGACAGCAGCAAAGAGCTCTATTAGCAAAAACTCTTATGTCCCCTGCAAAAATATTTCTTTTAGATGAACCTTGTGCAGCTTTGGACCCACCTGCAAAGGAAGATTTTCTAAAAATTGTTCGTCAACTTGCGGATGCGGGACTTTCTTTGCTCGTAAGTAGCCATGATTGGGGCGAGTCTTTAAATAACTATGATCAAGTAATCGTTCTTGATAAAAGTGTTTTGGCAGTTGGTAGTCCTGACCAAATAAAAGATAAATTAGAGGCTATAAACATTAGCTCTATAAACGAAAATAATTTCTGTGATTAG
- a CDS encoding CobW family GTP-binding protein: MSIKDKVPVTILTGFLGSGKTTLLNRILSEEHGKRIAVIENEYGEVGIDQGLVINADEEVFEMSNGCICCTVRGDLIRVLGNLMKRRDKFDYVLVETTGLADPGPVAQTFFMDEEISSEFTLDGIVTLVDAAHIDQQLGRSDESSEQVAFADVLVLNKTDLVSDDALDTLESRLRDMNRMTRIIRAENAKVPIETVLNLSAFDLDQILKRRPTFLEPEYPFEWTGVYDLDAGKYELMLEEGPDPEMSLVALSNQGESEEELLDGAESSVRLYAEKANTLDPGNTISYGEHINLKLEDKGNKSFILNIEKPTKIGLFTQHTAEEFNMKVIKSDENKEIPFNTERFWQAEHEHDDEVGSIAIERFGDVDPEKLNTWMGRLLSEKGVDIFRTKGFISYSGNPRRIVFQGVHMLFTAQPDKEWGNEPRRNQLVFIGRNLNEKEMQDGFDKCLI, translated from the coding sequence ATGAGCATCAAAGATAAAGTTCCCGTTACTATTCTCACTGGATTTTTAGGTTCAGGGAAGACTACTTTGCTTAATAGAATATTGAGTGAAGAGCACGGGAAAAGAATAGCCGTTATCGAAAATGAATACGGTGAAGTAGGTATAGATCAAGGACTCGTAATAAATGCAGATGAAGAAGTTTTTGAGATGTCAAACGGTTGCATTTGTTGTACTGTTCGCGGTGATTTAATAAGAGTCCTTGGCAACCTTATGAAGAGAAGAGATAAGTTTGACTATGTTTTAGTAGAAACGACAGGATTAGCAGATCCTGGGCCAGTTGCTCAGACTTTTTTCATGGATGAAGAGATTAGTTCTGAATTTACTCTTGATGGAATTGTAACTTTAGTTGATGCTGCCCATATTGATCAGCAGCTAGGCAGGAGTGATGAAAGTTCAGAACAAGTTGCATTTGCAGATGTTCTTGTCCTTAATAAAACTGATTTAGTCTCTGATGATGCACTAGATACTCTTGAATCAAGATTAAGAGACATGAACCGAATGACTCGAATTATTAGAGCCGAAAATGCCAAAGTACCAATTGAAACAGTCTTAAATCTAAGTGCATTTGATCTTGATCAGATCCTTAAACGCAGACCAACATTCCTTGAACCAGAATATCCTTTTGAATGGACAGGTGTTTACGATCTTGATGCAGGTAAATATGAATTAATGCTAGAAGAAGGACCCGATCCAGAAATGTCCTTGGTAGCCCTTTCTAACCAAGGGGAGAGTGAAGAGGAACTTTTAGATGGTGCCGAATCCTCCGTGAGACTTTATGCAGAAAAAGCTAATACATTAGATCCTGGAAATACCATCTCATATGGAGAACATATAAATCTCAAATTGGAGGATAAAGGAAATAAATCCTTCATCCTGAACATAGAAAAACCTACAAAGATAGGTTTGTTTACACAGCACACTGCTGAAGAATTCAATATGAAAGTCATTAAAAGCGACGAAAATAAAGAGATCCCATTTAATACTGAAAGGTTCTGGCAAGCAGAGCACGAACATGATGATGAAGTTGGCTCAATTGCTATAGAGCGTTTTGGAGATGTTGACCCAGAAAAACTAAATACTTGGATGGGAAGACTTCTCTCAGAAAAAGGGGTAGATATATTCAGAACTAAAGGTTTCATTAGTTACTCAGGCAACCCAAGGAGAATAGTTTTCCAAGGAGTACACATGTTGTTTACTGCACAACCTGACAAAGAATGGGGTAATGAACCTCGTAGAAATCAACTTGTTTTTATCGGTAGAAATCTGAATGAAAAAGAGATGCAAGATGGTTTCGATAAATGCCTGATATAG
- a CDS encoding OsmC family protein, translating into MTKVKCSYLGNLNCEAIHLQSGSLIRTDAPLDHCGKGESFSPTDLLATSLGTCLLTIMAIKAKSKGFDLKGIHLNIEKLMTQNSERKIKELIIDIFIPENTSNETIDFLKKASKECPVTRNLSQEIDIKISWHYEKS; encoded by the coding sequence ATGACTAAAGTGAAATGTTCTTATTTAGGAAATTTAAACTGTGAGGCTATTCATCTACAATCTGGGAGTCTTATTAGAACGGATGCACCTTTAGATCACTGTGGTAAAGGTGAAAGTTTTTCCCCAACTGATTTATTAGCAACATCTCTAGGTACTTGCCTGCTAACAATTATGGCAATAAAAGCTAAATCGAAAGGATTTGATTTGAAAGGAATACATTTAAATATTGAAAAACTAATGACACAAAATAGCGAGAGGAAGATAAAAGAACTAATAATAGATATTTTTATACCAGAGAACACTTCTAATGAAACTATTGATTTTTTGAAAAAAGCTTCTAAGGAATGTCCAGTTACAAGAAATTTATCTCAAGAAATAGATATTAAGATTAGTTGGCATTATGAAAAATCTTAA
- a CDS encoding metal ABC transporter permease — MSFINNNWWLVPLIITIFSGILCPAMGTVLITHKRLLQVNLISHCVLPGLALALALGIHPSIGGVISGLLGSVIAESLTSRKSENYEAIMNTILAGMLGFGVLIIPLLGIRIDLEAVLFGDLLTANFGDLLRTIIAFLVFILLMTFGYEKVVYVGLDPEGASASGINVSLLNLALSFTTALVIVSSMSAVGVILVIALLSTPTLLGLNKAHSLRIAMMRSSFFGLCISLLGFTLSIVFNLSPGPAISVICVASLLIPKLRK, encoded by the coding sequence ATGTCTTTTATTAATAACAACTGGTGGCTGGTTCCATTAATAATAACTATATTCTCTGGGATTTTATGCCCAGCTATGGGAACTGTATTAATCACTCATAAGAGATTATTACAAGTTAATTTAATCTCTCATTGTGTGTTGCCTGGACTTGCTCTCGCATTAGCGCTCGGAATACATCCCTCAATTGGTGGCGTTATAAGTGGTCTTCTGGGCTCAGTAATTGCGGAAAGTTTAACTAGTAGAAAAAGTGAAAATTATGAAGCAATAATGAACACAATTTTAGCCGGAATGCTTGGGTTTGGAGTCCTTATAATTCCTCTTCTCGGAATAAGGATTGATTTGGAGGCAGTATTATTTGGGGATTTATTGACAGCAAATTTTGGAGATTTACTTAGAACAATAATTGCTTTTTTAGTATTTATACTTTTAATGACTTTTGGATATGAAAAGGTTGTTTATGTGGGATTGGATCCAGAAGGTGCATCCGCGAGTGGTATAAACGTTTCTTTATTAAATCTTGCTTTAAGTTTTACAACGGCATTAGTAATTGTTAGTTCAATGTCAGCAGTGGGAGTAATTCTTGTTATTGCTCTTCTTTCTACCCCAACTCTGTTAGGGCTAAATAAGGCTCATAGTTTAAGAATTGCAATGATGAGGTCTTCATTTTTTGGATTATGCATCTCACTTCTGGGTTTTACTCTCTCTATAGTCTTTAATTTATCGCCTGGACCTGCAATTAGTGTTATTTGTGTCGCTTCTCTTTTAATTCCTAAACTTCGCAAATAA